A segment of the Panacibacter ginsenosidivorans genome:
GCAGCTTTTGACGAGCGACAAGCGTTAATTGTTCAGGCGATAAAGATGGATTAGTGCCTAACTTTTCTGCAAATAATTTTGCCACATCTTCTTTGCTTTTGTGCATAGCAGGCGTAACTATGTGATAAGGTGGCTCGCCATCCAGTTGCTGAATGTATTCGCCAAGATCAGTTTCTACACTTTCAATTCCCAAAGATTCAAGATGATGATTAAGATGAATTTCTTCAGTAACCATGCTCTTGCTCTTCACCAATGTTTTGCAATTTTTTGCTTTGCAGATATTTTCTATTTCCTGAAGCGCTTCCTCTGAAGTATCGGCCCAGATTACTTTTGCGCCACGTGCAGAAATTTTATTTTCAAATTCCTCCAGATACGTATCTAAATTTTCAATGGCACGCCACTTTGCATTCTTCGCTCTTTCCCGCGCAGTAGCAACATCAGCAAATTGTTGCTTGCCAATGGGCACGACAGCATTGTATTTACCAATGTTGAAATTGATCTTGCGCCGATGATCTAAATCAGTTGCTTTGATCGTACTCTTTGCAATAAAAGATGATGCTGTTTCGGTCATGCAATTATTAAATATTTTTTTGAGCCAAACTTTAGAATTCAATTAAGCTTTCGTTGCGTCGCACTCTTGTACGCTTAGAACTTCATTCCGCACCCGGAATTAATCTTTACCGATATGTTCTGCCGTTGCTGCTAATGCTTCATAAAATTCTTCACCGTATTTGCGTATAATGGATTCTTTCAGGAAAATATACACCGGCACTTTCAATTTCTTGCCAAGGTTACATGCTGCTTTGCAAAGATCTTCACGAGGCTCGTAGTTTACATATTCGAGATCAGGGTCCTGCCTGCTTTTCTTTATACGAATAGGAAAGAGATGGCAACTGATGGGTTTTTTCCAACTAAGTTTTCCATCGTTGTAAGCCTGTTCAATGCTACATTTTAAAATGCCTTTGTCATCTCGAAAACCATAAGCACACATTTCTCCTCTTATAGTTGGTGTAACCCAGCCATAAGTGGTATCGTAGGTATATTTCCCAAGTTTTTCTATTGCCGTTTTTCCTGCTTCGGTAAGATATGGTTCTATGATGTTGTAATTACTAATGAGTTCATCAAGTTCATTAAGTTCAAGCGGTGCACCTGCATCTCCATCTTCGCAACAACCGCCTTTGCATTTGCTGAGATCGCAAACGAATTGTTCTTCTATAATGTGGTCGCTGATTAGTTTATTATCTATTGCTATCATGTTGCCCCCATCCCCCTAAAGAGGAGTTTAAATTTTAATAGCGAAGATACGCTATGTTGAAGAAAGAACTGAACGATGAAGAGAGTGACACAACAGGCGATGCTATTTATTCTAAAGCTTATAAACAAAAAGCTATTTCGTCCACTTAAATGTGCTGATAAGATGCATAAGGTCCTGCACCAAAAAATCATTTACCGGTTTTAATGAATCCTGGTTCGGTGTTGTGTCGAAATATAATGCGCCGCGTAGAAAATGTTGCGACGAATCAGTAAGAAAAAATTGATTGGCGGTAGCTACATCTCCGCTTACTTTGAAGTATGTTCCATGAATACCGTTTTCTGTTGATATAAGCGAATCGTTGATGGCGCTGGCTTTCACAGATTGTTTGTTGGTGAGATTATAAGCGTCGTTCAATAATTTATCGAGCTTGTTTGCACCAATTTTTTTGTAGCTTACGTACACACGCCCGTTGAACTGAGGGAACTCAACATTGATCCACCAGGGGTTTTCAGGAGCATCTCCAAAGAAGCTGCTGTCTCTTACAATCTTTGCATAAGTTGGATATTCAAATGTGTAAGGAAAGCCGGGCTCATTAAAAGTTTGATAAGATTTTTTTGGAAAATCTATATTGAAGTAACCAGTTGGCTTTGGAACATACGGGCTGTTGCAGGCAGATAATAACAAAACGGATAAACTGCAGATGAAATAACGTAATGAATGTTTGCTCCGCCTGTATGATATATAAGTCACAAATAAATTTTTAGATCGTTTTAGGCCTTATAGTAATTTTTATTTTTTGCAGACGGTTTCTTGCAATTTCAAGTACTGTAAAATCAAAGTCTCCAACATTTACTACAGCATTAATTCTTGGAAATTCTCCTGCTATCTCAAGCACAAGACCGGCGAGTGAATCACTTTCTCCCTTAACCCCATTAAAGGTATCCATCGGAAGCTGCATAAATTTACAAACATCACTTACAGAAGTGCGGCCATCGAAAATGTAGTTATAATCGTCAAGTTTTTTAAAGCCGCTTTCTTCATCATCAAATTCATCTTTAATTTCACCAATAACCTCTTCTAAAATATCTTCCAATGTAACGATACCGCTGGTTCCGCCAAACTCATCTACCACCACTGCAAAATGAACACGCTTAGCCTGGAACTCCTGCAGCAAGTCATCTATCAATTTATTTTCGTGTACAAAATAAGGCTGACGCATAAGAAAATGCCAGTCAAAATCATCATCATTATCAAGATAAGGCAATATATCTTTTGTGTTAATAATGCCAACCACTTCGTCAAGATCATCTTTATACACAGGAAGCCTGCTATAATGTAATTCTTCTATCCTTTTTACCAGTTCTTTAAAAGAAGCTTTGTGATCGATGCCACTCACATCAAGCCTTGTGCGCATGATCTGCTTTACAAAAATGTTACTGAACTTTGCAATACCTTTTAAGATGTCTTTCTCTTTGGTTGTATTCTCATCATCACCGGGCGTAGTAGTATCAATAGCATCATAGATTTCTTCCATCCTCTTTGCCCGGCCTGAATTACGGGAGAACCTTCTTTCTACAGCATCTGAATGCCGCATAAACCATGCACCAGGTCTCTTAAAGATGTAAAAAACACCTTCTGCGATCACCCCAAAATCTTTTGCGTACCTGATATTATTCTGACGTGCCAGTATCTTCGGCATTATTTCGCAAAACAATACCAATATAACAGCGACCACCACTACTTTAATTACAAATTCTAACCACTGATATTCAGCTTTGGTAATATCATCTAAAAGAATATTAAGGATAATGATGATACCAATATTGAAAAAACTGTTCGCAAGAATAAAAGAAGCGAAAAGTTCTTTAGGTTGTTCCAGCAGATCTATAACCCTGTTGTAAGGTGGCTGTTGCTTTGTTTTGAGCAGGTTGATATCTTTATTAGTGAGAGAAAAGAAAGCAACTTCTGCACCTGATACCACGAATGAGAAGAATATCAGGATAAGCAGCAAAATAATAAGCGCCGTGGTACTTCGCGGGTCAATAGATGCAAGATAAGCTGGATGTATATATTGAAAATGGGACACTGCAACAGTTTCCAAACGATTCGATTTTGATTACAAAGCTAAATTATAATGGCACGCCATTATCAGCGTGCCAATATTAAGAAATATTATTAAAAGAGGGCAGTTTAAAACGGCAGACCTTCGGCCGGTTCGTCTGCTATCGGCGGAATATCTCCGCCGGGGAAAGGTTCTGCGCCGTCAGTAACACCGGGCGCCGGATGATATCCGCCACTGCCATCATTACGTTTATCAAGCATTATCAGGTTATCACCTACAATTTCTGTAGCAAATTTTTTATTGCCTTCCCTATCGTCCCAACTGCGGGTTCGCAATCTTCCTTCCACATAAATCAAACTCCCTTTATGCAAATATTTTTGCGCCAGTTCTGCAAGACCCCGCCACAATACTACTGTGTGCCACTCTGTTTGTGAGATCAGTTTTCCAGCCCTGTCTTTGTAAGTTTCTGTAGTGGCTAATGGAAATTTGGCAACTGCAATGTTTCCCTCGAGGTACTGAACATCCGGGTCTTTACCAAGGTTGCCAATCAACATTACTCT
Coding sequences within it:
- the gldE gene encoding gliding motility-associated protein GldE, coding for METVAVSHFQYIHPAYLASIDPRSTTALIILLLILIFFSFVVSGAEVAFFSLTNKDINLLKTKQQPPYNRVIDLLEQPKELFASFILANSFFNIGIIIILNILLDDITKAEYQWLEFVIKVVVVAVILVLFCEIMPKILARQNNIRYAKDFGVIAEGVFYIFKRPGAWFMRHSDAVERRFSRNSGRAKRMEEIYDAIDTTTPGDDENTTKEKDILKGIAKFSNIFVKQIMRTRLDVSGIDHKASFKELVKRIEELHYSRLPVYKDDLDEVVGIINTKDILPYLDNDDDFDWHFLMRQPYFVHENKLIDDLLQEFQAKRVHFAVVVDEFGGTSGIVTLEDILEEVIGEIKDEFDDEESGFKKLDDYNYIFDGRTSVSDVCKFMQLPMDTFNGVKGESDSLAGLVLEIAGEFPRINAVVNVGDFDFTVLEIARNRLQKIKITIRPKTI
- the gldD gene encoding gliding motility lipoprotein GldD; translated protein: MTYISYRRSKHSLRYFICSLSVLLLSACNSPYVPKPTGYFNIDFPKKSYQTFNEPGFPYTFEYPTYAKIVRDSSFFGDAPENPWWINVEFPQFNGRVYVSYKKIGANKLDKLLNDAYNLTNKQSVKASAINDSLISTENGIHGTYFKVSGDVATANQFFLTDSSQHFLRGALYFDTTPNQDSLKPVNDFLVQDLMHLISTFKWTK
- a CDS encoding DUF3109 family protein, yielding MIAIDNKLISDHIIEEQFVCDLSKCKGGCCEDGDAGAPLELNELDELISNYNIIEPYLTEAGKTAIEKLGKYTYDTTYGWVTPTIRGEMCAYGFRDDKGILKCSIEQAYNDGKLSWKKPISCHLFPIRIKKSRQDPDLEYVNYEPREDLCKAACNLGKKLKVPVYIFLKESIIRKYGEEFYEALAATAEHIGKD
- a CDS encoding single-stranded DNA-binding protein, giving the protein MRGVNRVMLIGNLGKDPDVQYLEGNIAVAKFPLATTETYKDRAGKLISQTEWHTVVLWRGLAELAQKYLHKGSLIYVEGRLRTRSWDDREGNKKFATEIVGDNLIMLDKRNDGSGGYHPAPGVTDGAEPFPGGDIPPIADEPAEGLPF